In Tsuneonella dongtanensis, a single window of DNA contains:
- a CDS encoding arylsulfatase — MPAPARSPSARPNIVVVVVDDAGFMDFGAYGGDARTPTIDALAARGAALSRYYTSPQCAPSRAMLLTGMDNHSVGIGSIVEMLAPEMEGLPAYSMRLLPEARTMAEVLRDAGYFTFASGKWGIGEIGSSLPDRHGFSRSYVLDATGADNWQERPYLPLYSSVEWFEDGKPTTRKTKDYSSKFIVDRAIEYVDQAAEGQPVFAYVAFQAIHIPIQAPVADIERYDGVFDKGWDRLRTERFERAKARGLVPDNAAMPAMPAKARKWSSLGSDQQRRFARAMQVNAAMMEAMDREIGRLLSHLQTKGRLDNTIVLVTSDNGPEYNDPANGTLLFKAWMPMLGMTNATDALGGPDSLTAIGSEWAASSSIPFSLYKFHSSEGGLRVPLVVAGPGVPAGGFIDGRAHVFDVMPTLLSLAGVDGRDATGASPAMLGRDLSPMLKGSADAVYGADDSVNFEVGGNAAHYQGDWKIRRMPPPQGTGEWELYNLADDSGETENLAASEPERLKRMAAAYDAYARKVGVYDDPGYSPVRQVLVNNLKGGARNYPLLTLLVVLAAIAVVLVIVLVIRRLAIALRAPGKRSDPAA, encoded by the coding sequence ATGCCCGCTCCCGCGCGCAGCCCGTCGGCACGCCCGAACATCGTCGTCGTGGTCGTGGACGACGCCGGCTTCATGGATTTCGGGGCCTACGGTGGAGATGCCCGCACCCCGACGATCGACGCGCTGGCCGCTCGCGGGGCCGCGCTATCGCGCTATTATACCTCTCCGCAATGCGCCCCATCGCGCGCCATGTTGCTGACGGGAATGGACAACCACAGCGTCGGCATCGGGTCGATCGTCGAGATGCTCGCTCCCGAGATGGAGGGACTTCCGGCCTATTCGATGCGCCTCCTCCCCGAAGCCCGGACGATGGCGGAAGTGCTGCGCGACGCAGGCTATTTTACCTTCGCCTCAGGGAAATGGGGGATCGGCGAGATCGGCTCGAGCCTGCCCGATCGGCACGGCTTTTCCCGCTCCTACGTGCTCGACGCAACCGGCGCCGACAACTGGCAGGAGAGACCCTACCTGCCGCTCTATTCGTCGGTGGAGTGGTTCGAGGACGGCAAGCCGACGACCCGAAAGACCAAGGACTACTCGTCGAAATTCATCGTCGACCGCGCGATCGAGTACGTCGATCAGGCCGCTGAAGGCCAGCCGGTCTTCGCGTACGTCGCGTTCCAGGCGATCCATATCCCGATACAGGCTCCTGTGGCCGACATCGAACGCTACGACGGCGTGTTCGACAAGGGCTGGGACAGGCTGCGGACCGAGCGCTTCGAGCGGGCCAAGGCACGGGGACTCGTCCCGGATAACGCCGCGATGCCGGCGATGCCCGCGAAGGCGCGCAAGTGGTCGAGCCTCGGCAGCGACCAGCAGCGCCGCTTCGCCCGCGCCATGCAGGTGAACGCGGCCATGATGGAGGCCATGGATCGCGAGATCGGACGGCTGCTCTCCCATCTCCAAACCAAGGGCCGGCTCGACAACACGATCGTGCTGGTCACGTCCGACAACGGGCCCGAGTACAACGACCCTGCCAACGGAACGCTCCTGTTCAAGGCGTGGATGCCAATGCTCGGCATGACCAACGCGACGGACGCGCTGGGCGGGCCCGACAGCCTTACCGCGATCGGCTCCGAGTGGGCGGCGAGTTCCTCGATCCCGTTCTCGCTCTACAAGTTTCACTCCTCGGAAGGGGGCCTGCGAGTGCCTTTGGTCGTCGCGGGCCCCGGCGTACCCGCTGGCGGTTTCATAGACGGCCGCGCCCACGTGTTCGACGTGATGCCGACGCTGCTTTCGCTCGCGGGCGTCGATGGCCGCGACGCAACCGGAGCCTCGCCGGCGATGCTGGGGCGAGATCTTTCCCCCATGCTCAAGGGCTCGGCCGACGCGGTCTATGGCGCGGACGATTCGGTCAACTTCGAGGTTGGCGGCAACGCGGCTCATTACCAGGGTGACTGGAAAATCCGACGGATGCCCCCTCCCCAGGGGACCGGAGAGTGGGAGCTCTACAACCTCGCCGACGACTCCGGCGAAACCGAGAATCTCGCTGCGAGCGAACCGGAGCGGCTGAAAAGGATGGCCGCTGCTTACGATGCCTATGCAAGGAAGGTCGGCGTCTACGACGACCCCGGCTACAGCCCGGTCCGGCAGGTCCTCGTCAACAACCTCAAGGGAGGGGCGCGCAATTACCCCCTGCTGACGCTCTTGGTCGTGCTGGCCGCGATCGCGGTGGTTCTTGTCATCGTCCTCGTGATCCGCCGTCTGGCGATCGCCCTTCGCGCTCCCGGAAAGAGATCGGACCCCGCAGCATGA
- a CDS encoding sulfatase-like hydrolase/transferase, whose product MRRWSKIALGIGVTAAVIAGLAYFNRTSLALALVHYRAGQAEVGPNRPIAWQRGPAEAAEAQESATPPNIVFILFDDLGINDISTFGGGVAGGRVPTPNIDRLAAEGAIFSTAYAGNATCAPSRAQLMTGRYSTRTGFEYTPTPNGFGRLVAMATDQIRGDLPRSGYNAEVDAAAPSFADQGLPSEEVTIAEVLKARGYHTVHIGKWHLGNGKGFHPNDQGFDESLMMESGLHLPEDHPDVVNAKVDFDPIDRFLWASMRFATSYNRGPWFAPGRYLADYWTDESLKVIEANRNRPFFLYLAHWGVHTPLQATRADYEAVGAIGSERHRVHAAMVRSLDRSVGRIMAKLEEEGLADNTLIVISSDNGGAGYIGVPDVNAPYRGFKISFFEGGIRVPLFLRWPARIRPGTKAALPVGHVDVMPTLAAASGSSLPGGVAIDGRNLLPAATGSGAVERADAPLFWNSGYYKVVRAGDWKLQVNEKQGKSWLYDLASDPTEKVNLIGKRPDKRVELAALLASHHRGRKAPLYPSVLDGSIMIDKTLAERFEPGDEFIYWPN is encoded by the coding sequence ATGCGACGCTGGTCAAAGATCGCACTGGGCATCGGTGTCACCGCCGCGGTTATCGCCGGTCTTGCATACTTCAACCGGACCTCGCTCGCGCTGGCATTGGTTCATTACCGGGCGGGACAGGCCGAGGTCGGTCCGAACCGCCCGATCGCATGGCAGCGCGGACCGGCGGAAGCGGCCGAGGCGCAGGAAAGCGCGACGCCGCCCAACATCGTCTTCATCCTGTTCGACGATCTCGGCATCAACGACATCTCGACCTTCGGCGGCGGAGTGGCAGGTGGACGGGTGCCAACTCCCAATATCGACCGTCTCGCGGCCGAGGGCGCGATCTTCTCGACGGCCTATGCCGGCAACGCAACCTGTGCGCCGTCGCGCGCGCAGCTGATGACGGGGCGGTACTCGACCCGCACCGGCTTCGAATACACGCCGACACCCAACGGGTTCGGTCGGCTCGTCGCAATGGCGACCGACCAGATCCGCGGCGACCTGCCCCGCAGCGGTTACAACGCCGAGGTCGACGCGGCTGCCCCGAGTTTCGCAGATCAGGGCCTGCCGAGCGAAGAGGTGACCATTGCCGAAGTCCTCAAGGCGCGGGGCTATCACACGGTGCACATCGGCAAATGGCACCTGGGCAACGGCAAGGGCTTCCACCCCAACGACCAGGGCTTCGACGAAAGCCTGATGATGGAAAGCGGGTTGCACCTGCCAGAGGACCATCCGGACGTCGTCAACGCCAAGGTGGACTTCGATCCGATCGATCGCTTCCTGTGGGCCTCGATGCGTTTCGCGACATCGTACAACCGGGGGCCCTGGTTCGCGCCCGGCAGGTACCTGGCGGATTACTGGACCGATGAATCGCTCAAGGTGATCGAGGCCAATCGCAACCGGCCGTTCTTCCTCTACCTGGCACATTGGGGCGTTCACACGCCCTTGCAGGCCACGCGCGCGGATTACGAGGCGGTCGGTGCCATCGGCTCCGAGCGCCATCGGGTCCATGCCGCCATGGTCCGTTCGCTCGATCGCAGCGTCGGGCGCATCATGGCCAAGCTCGAGGAAGAGGGACTGGCCGACAATACGCTTATCGTCATCTCGAGCGACAACGGCGGAGCCGGGTATATTGGCGTGCCCGACGTCAATGCACCGTACCGCGGGTTCAAGATCAGTTTCTTCGAAGGCGGAATCCGCGTGCCGCTGTTCCTGCGGTGGCCCGCCCGGATCCGGCCGGGAACGAAGGCGGCGCTGCCGGTGGGTCATGTCGATGTCATGCCGACGCTCGCTGCTGCCTCGGGGTCCTCGCTGCCCGGCGGCGTGGCGATCGACGGACGCAACCTGCTGCCCGCCGCTACCGGGAGCGGCGCAGTCGAGCGGGCCGATGCGCCGCTGTTCTGGAACAGCGGGTATTACAAGGTCGTGCGGGCAGGCGACTGGAAGCTCCAGGTCAACGAGAAGCAGGGCAAGTCGTGGTTGTACGACCTGGCCAGCGATCCCACCGAAAAGGTCAACCTGATCGGGAAGCGCCCCGACAAGCGCGTCGAGCTGGCCGCACTGCTGGCGAGCCACCACCGCGGTCGCAAGGCGCCGCTCTACCCCAGCGTACTCGATGGCTCGATCATGATCGACAAGACGCTGGCCGAGCGCTTCGAGCCGGGCGACGAATTCATCTACTGGCCGAACTGA
- a CDS encoding TetR/AcrR family transcriptional regulator, translating to MVRQKAEVREAIEGDGPHPDGRRERSRSSRRRIIEAMMDLVAGGDIDPSAAKVAEKAGVGLRTVFRHFDDKESIYREIDELLWTAYGPASEAPFRSSDWQEQLFELIERRAQVYEEIAPFRIASSLQRYGSPMLMERYRFLLGRERDTLYGILPGSVLRDEARARAILLAVSFDSWRLFRLDEELSPEKTIEVLKQLLRDVLEQVSD from the coding sequence ATGGTGAGGCAGAAGGCGGAGGTACGCGAAGCGATCGAGGGCGACGGGCCCCATCCCGATGGCCGGCGCGAACGCAGCCGCTCGAGCCGGCGCCGGATCATCGAGGCGATGATGGACCTTGTCGCGGGCGGCGATATCGACCCCAGTGCCGCGAAAGTGGCGGAAAAGGCCGGCGTCGGCCTGCGCACCGTGTTTCGCCATTTCGACGACAAGGAGTCGATCTATCGCGAAATCGACGAGTTGCTCTGGACTGCCTACGGTCCCGCATCCGAGGCGCCGTTCCGGTCCAGTGACTGGCAGGAGCAACTGTTCGAGCTGATCGAAAGGCGCGCGCAGGTGTACGAGGAGATCGCACCCTTCCGCATCGCCAGCAGCTTGCAGCGTTACGGCTCGCCGATGCTGATGGAGCGTTACCGTTTCCTCCTCGGGAGGGAGCGCGACACGCTATACGGCATCCTTCCCGGCTCGGTCCTGCGTGACGAGGCGCGGGCGCGGGCAATCCTCCTGGCTGTCAGTTTCGACAGCTGGCGATTGTTCCGACTGGACGAAGAGCTCTCCCCCGAGAAGACGATCGAGGTGCTGAAGCAGCTGCTGCGTGACGTCCTCGAGCAGGTGTCCGACTGA
- a CDS encoding CoA-acylating methylmalonate-semialdehyde dehydrogenase, producing MRQVNHFIVGDPDGRGVRKHSIWNPSTGEVQAEVALGDAALLDRAVAAAKAVQPEWAMTNPQKRARIMFAFKQLVESNKDDLAHLLASEHGKVIDDAHGDIQRGLEVIEYACGIPQVLKGEYTLGAGPGIDVYSARQPLGIGAGITPFNFPAMIPMWMFGMAIAAGNAFVLKPSERDPSVPVRLAELFLEAGAPEGLLQVVHGDKEMVDAILDHPDIAAVSFVGSSDIAHYVYKRGVAAGKRVQAMGGAKNHGIVMPDADLDQVVGDLAGAAFGSAGERCMALPVVVPVGEDTADRLREKLIPAINALRIGVSTDKDAHYGPVVTPEHKARVEVWIDTAEKEGAEVVIDGRGFSLQGHEKGFFIGPTLLDRVTPDMESYKEEIFGPVLQIVRAKDFEEAVRLPSEHQYGNGVAIFTRNGHAAREFASRVNVGMVGINVPIPVPVAYHSFGGWKRSAFGDTNQYGTEGLKFWTKVKTVTQRWPDGGGDGSNAFVIPTMG from the coding sequence ATGCGCCAGGTCAATCACTTCATCGTCGGCGACCCCGATGGCCGAGGTGTTCGCAAACACAGTATCTGGAATCCCTCGACCGGAGAGGTCCAGGCCGAGGTCGCGCTGGGCGATGCCGCGCTCCTCGACCGGGCGGTGGCGGCGGCCAAGGCCGTCCAACCCGAATGGGCGATGACCAACCCGCAGAAGCGCGCGCGGATCATGTTCGCATTCAAGCAGCTCGTCGAGTCCAACAAGGACGACCTCGCCCATCTGCTCGCGAGCGAGCACGGGAAGGTGATCGACGACGCCCACGGTGACATCCAGCGCGGGCTCGAGGTGATCGAGTATGCCTGCGGCATCCCGCAGGTCCTGAAGGGCGAGTACACGCTCGGCGCAGGGCCGGGGATCGACGTCTATTCCGCACGTCAGCCATTGGGCATCGGGGCGGGCATCACCCCGTTCAACTTCCCGGCGATGATCCCGATGTGGATGTTCGGCATGGCGATCGCGGCGGGCAACGCCTTCGTCCTCAAGCCCAGCGAGCGCGACCCGAGTGTGCCGGTGCGGCTAGCCGAGCTGTTCCTCGAGGCGGGCGCGCCCGAGGGGCTGCTGCAGGTGGTCCACGGGGACAAGGAAATGGTCGACGCGATCCTCGACCATCCGGACATCGCGGCGGTGAGCTTCGTCGGGTCGTCCGACATCGCGCATTACGTCTACAAGCGCGGCGTCGCGGCGGGCAAGCGCGTGCAGGCGATGGGCGGGGCCAAGAACCACGGCATCGTCATGCCCGACGCCGATCTCGACCAGGTCGTCGGCGACCTTGCGGGCGCCGCGTTCGGCTCGGCGGGCGAGCGCTGCATGGCGCTGCCCGTGGTCGTGCCGGTCGGCGAGGACACGGCGGATCGCCTTCGCGAGAAGCTGATCCCGGCGATCAACGCGCTGCGCATCGGCGTCAGCACCGACAAGGACGCGCACTACGGCCCCGTCGTCACCCCGGAGCACAAGGCGCGGGTCGAGGTGTGGATCGACACGGCGGAGAAGGAAGGCGCGGAGGTCGTGATCGACGGGCGCGGCTTCAGCCTGCAGGGTCACGAGAAGGGCTTTTTCATCGGACCCACGCTGCTCGACCGCGTCACCCCCGACATGGAAAGCTACAAGGAAGAAATCTTCGGTCCGGTCCTGCAGATCGTCCGCGCGAAGGACTTCGAGGAGGCCGTGCGCCTGCCTTCGGAGCACCAGTACGGCAACGGCGTCGCGATCTTCACCCGCAACGGCCACGCGGCGCGCGAGTTTGCCAGCCGCGTCAACGTCGGCATGGTCGGGATCAACGTGCCGATCCCGGTGCCGGTGGCCTATCACTCGTTCGGCGGGTGGAAGCGCAGCGCGTTCGGAGACACCAACCAATACGGCACCGAGGGCCTTAAGTTCTGGACCAAGGTGAAGACCGTCACGCAGCGCTGGCCCGACGGCGGCGGCGACGGTTCGAACGCCTTCGTTATTCCTACGATGGGATGA
- a CDS encoding glutamine amidotransferase-related protein, protein MKLGILKAGDSPAELAAAHGSYPDMFRAFLGHRAFDYVEYDVRSGTLPLSVDDCPAYLVTGSAADAYATDPWIVALKQFLRDAAGEARLLGVCFGHQVMAEAFGGKVAQSEKGWGLGAQTYEVAVPHPALQGATRFTLPLSHRDQVMTAPPGATTIAGNAFTPFGMLAYSGHPSLSLQPHPEFTRDFAAALVERRRGNGIDEASADASLASLDDTLDCDRAAVWLGDFLLGAPVIPS, encoded by the coding sequence ATGAAACTGGGCATCCTCAAGGCCGGGGACAGCCCTGCCGAGCTTGCCGCGGCGCACGGCAGCTATCCCGACATGTTCCGCGCTTTCCTGGGGCACCGGGCATTCGACTATGTGGAATACGACGTCCGCTCGGGCACTCTGCCGTTGTCGGTCGACGATTGCCCGGCCTACCTCGTGACGGGCTCGGCTGCCGACGCCTATGCAACCGATCCCTGGATCGTGGCGCTTAAGCAGTTCCTGCGGGATGCCGCTGGCGAGGCACGATTACTCGGCGTGTGCTTCGGGCATCAGGTCATGGCCGAAGCGTTCGGCGGCAAGGTTGCACAGTCGGAAAAGGGCTGGGGCCTCGGCGCGCAGACCTACGAGGTGGCAGTGCCCCATCCCGCGCTGCAGGGCGCCACCCGGTTCACCTTGCCGCTGTCGCACCGCGACCAGGTCATGACCGCTCCGCCGGGGGCCACGACCATCGCGGGCAACGCCTTCACGCCGTTCGGAATGCTGGCCTATTCCGGCCACCCTTCGCTGTCGCTCCAGCCTCATCCCGAATTCACCCGCGACTTCGCGGCCGCACTCGTCGAGCGGCGGCGTGGCAACGGGATCGACGAAGCGAGCGCCGACGCCTCGCTGGCTTCGTTGGATGACACGCTCGACTGCGACCGTGCTGCGGTCTGGCTAGGCGATTTCCTCCTCGGGGCGCCCGTCATCCCATCGTAG
- a CDS encoding DUF924 family protein, with the protein MAIRERSPEGVFDFWLGPMRSIEHATEDNWRNGMLKWRVGVFARGAEDAAFREAQREWCEQIHLEGIDEFFAGPEWETPKGILAKALVLDQFGRCVYRGTPVAYANDAITGPILQHICEQGWDLTEYNEIERMWVYVALSHPERRGLQELSVAKWTRWSAELVEASPKELRKTSQYVSWYFIKSIIEHAEAVLVFGRFPHRNPIMSRPHKAGEVFYLTDGMRPLWSFTQPPRPDYFAILGALCRLDEGLDVDAVPRECLARLQREAGIDENSEASLLDIYDRAGADELPYTVLYRHMRLTAKQPAFEALRALPLVADLTRQVEGVILKDPEEGWPPRSAKHSVPAVVAVPRLNEIVRCHSFSSGDLKVSLQAVRRLARDMGLRPISPEKLMAAFDDLRANEPRLFRDGPDGNPLTAQLGKKGFQMLASVLFDGNGNLEKVAQRLYDVIDMDYDHSITTAEALMGLSLFCPGSSAVRKRLAFDVFDVDRDEALNPEETHDMLRTVGLRGIHMIENLFDPYFDASDTGMAVTLEAVRHYNEIEEDAARAVAQADTDGDGRIRRAEFDEWVSQHAMMRQFIEVPNLLFEAVAA; encoded by the coding sequence ATGGCGATACGGGAGCGCTCGCCCGAAGGGGTGTTCGATTTCTGGCTCGGACCGATGCGCAGCATCGAACATGCGACCGAGGACAACTGGCGCAACGGGATGCTCAAGTGGCGCGTCGGGGTATTCGCCCGCGGCGCCGAAGACGCGGCCTTCCGCGAAGCCCAGCGCGAGTGGTGCGAGCAGATCCACCTCGAAGGGATCGACGAGTTCTTCGCCGGTCCCGAATGGGAGACCCCCAAAGGCATACTCGCCAAGGCACTCGTGCTCGACCAGTTCGGCCGCTGTGTCTATCGCGGCACTCCCGTCGCCTATGCCAACGACGCGATCACGGGGCCCATCCTCCAGCACATCTGCGAACAGGGCTGGGACCTGACCGAATACAACGAGATCGAGCGCATGTGGGTCTACGTCGCGCTCTCGCATCCCGAACGGCGGGGGTTGCAGGAACTCTCGGTCGCGAAATGGACGCGCTGGAGCGCGGAACTGGTGGAAGCATCCCCGAAGGAACTCCGGAAGACCAGCCAGTACGTCAGCTGGTACTTCATCAAGTCGATCATCGAGCACGCGGAAGCGGTGCTGGTGTTCGGTCGCTTCCCGCATCGCAACCCGATCATGAGCCGTCCGCACAAGGCGGGCGAGGTATTCTACCTCACCGACGGGATGCGGCCGCTGTGGTCGTTCACCCAGCCGCCCCGCCCGGACTATTTCGCGATCCTCGGCGCGCTGTGCCGGCTCGACGAAGGTCTCGACGTCGATGCCGTTCCCCGGGAATGTCTCGCCCGGCTGCAGCGCGAGGCGGGCATCGACGAGAACAGCGAGGCGTCGCTGCTCGACATCTACGACCGGGCGGGCGCCGACGAGCTGCCCTACACCGTCCTCTATCGCCACATGCGCCTGACCGCGAAGCAACCCGCGTTCGAAGCGCTGCGAGCGCTACCGCTGGTCGCCGACCTCACCCGGCAGGTCGAAGGGGTGATCCTCAAGGATCCGGAAGAGGGCTGGCCGCCGCGCAGCGCGAAACACTCGGTTCCCGCGGTCGTCGCGGTGCCGCGCCTCAACGAGATCGTGCGCTGCCACAGTTTCTCCTCCGGCGACCTCAAGGTCAGCCTGCAGGCGGTACGCCGGCTCGCGCGGGACATGGGCCTTCGCCCGATAAGCCCGGAGAAGCTGATGGCGGCGTTCGACGACTTGCGCGCGAACGAGCCGCGGCTATTTCGCGACGGTCCCGACGGCAACCCGCTTACGGCTCAGCTCGGCAAGAAGGGCTTCCAGATGCTGGCCAGCGTACTGTTCGACGGTAACGGGAACCTCGAGAAGGTCGCGCAGCGCCTCTACGACGTGATCGACATGGATTACGACCACTCGATCACCACGGCCGAGGCGCTCATGGGGCTTTCGCTTTTCTGTCCCGGCAGCAGCGCCGTGCGCAAGCGGCTCGCCTTTGACGTGTTCGATGTCGACCGCGACGAGGCGCTCAACCCGGAAGAGACGCACGACATGCTGCGCACCGTGGGCCTGCGCGGGATCCACATGATCGAGAACCTGTTCGATCCCTATTTCGACGCGTCGGACACCGGGATGGCCGTCACGCTCGAGGCCGTGAGGCACTACAACGAGATCGAGGAGGACGCCGCGCGCGCGGTCGCCCAGGCCGACACCGACGGTGACGGCAGGATCAGGCGTGCCGAATTCGACGAGTGGGTTTCGCAGCACGCGATGATGCGCCAGTTCATCGAAGTGCCCAACCTGCTGTTCGAAGCCGTCGCGGCCTAG
- a CDS encoding FAS1-like dehydratase domain-containing protein, protein MEFTPSEIATWRAAIGNLEERREVLGAEPLRRFALAIGADARVEDRPPALAHWAFFLPEPDDRTIGLDGHPRRGTFLPDVPLARRMFAASAMEFMAPLVLGREATMESRVADVSHKRGRSGDLVFVEVHRTIRQDGEVRVRERQSYVYREDGAPTPMPEPLANPPEGEPWTPDEVNLFRFSAATFNGHRIHYDAPYAREVEGYPALVVHGPFTAARLAARAMRGGPLATFAFKAMSPLFLGQTIYLRDDDDNAVEAVRCDGAIAMRAEFTRP, encoded by the coding sequence ATGGAGTTCACGCCTTCCGAAATCGCGACTTGGCGCGCGGCGATCGGCAACCTGGAAGAACGCCGCGAGGTTCTGGGCGCAGAGCCGCTACGCCGCTTTGCCCTCGCGATCGGTGCGGACGCGCGGGTCGAGGATCGCCCGCCCGCGCTGGCCCACTGGGCCTTCTTCCTGCCCGAACCCGATGATCGAACGATCGGCCTCGACGGCCATCCGCGGCGAGGCACCTTCCTGCCGGATGTACCGTTGGCGCGCCGCATGTTCGCGGCCAGCGCCATGGAGTTCATGGCCCCGCTCGTCCTCGGCCGCGAGGCGACGATGGAATCCCGCGTCGCCGATGTCAGCCACAAACGCGGACGGAGCGGCGACCTGGTGTTCGTAGAAGTGCATCGCACGATCCGGCAGGACGGCGAAGTGCGCGTGCGCGAACGGCAGAGCTACGTCTATCGCGAAGACGGTGCGCCGACACCGATGCCGGAACCGCTGGCCAACCCACCCGAGGGGGAACCGTGGACGCCCGACGAAGTGAACCTGTTCCGCTTCTCGGCTGCCACCTTCAACGGCCATCGCATCCATTACGACGCGCCCTATGCCCGCGAGGTCGAGGGGTATCCCGCACTCGTCGTGCACGGCCCCTTCACTGCAGCCCGGCTGGCGGCCCGCGCCATGCGCGGCGGACCGCTGGCGACGTTTGCGTTCAAGGCCATGTCGCCCCTCTTTCTGGGCCAGACGATCTACCTGCGTGACGACGACGACAACGCGGTCGAGGCGGTCCGATGCGACGGCGCGATTGCGATGCGGGCCGAGTTCACCCGGCCCTGA
- a CDS encoding ShlB/FhaC/HecB family hemolysin secretion/activation protein yields the protein MAQTTGPTREELELPPPQTTGPTGGVRIDRDANFRQNCPFDNSELTTALQGVTWTDVAGGEVAPQILRSLSTVTVPQGTQPLSVVCDIRDAANAALRRDGWIATVQIPQQELTDRLQLQVVSARISELRITGDPGPYRDQIARQMAPLQQLSPLNERDAERILLNANDIPGLSMRLSLAPAGGEPGEVIGNLAVEYTPYAVFLNARNYNSKRIGRETLFGRFEYYGLTGLADLTYIGAQTTLDFEEQQIVQAGHEFGVGPDNVRIGASVTYAWSNPTIANLDLSTKTLIANLEASYPLVRSVNLFADASIGFDYVDQKTDVVNFPLSKDALRTLYVRGNLFGQRRRLDGSVFLSYSAYLEARRGLDIFGATEFGAFGLAETDGISASRPFGDSRAFVVRGGVDVTASLAQFFGVRARGEGQWTDKPLLNYDEFSIGNLTIGRGYDPGANSGDRAIGGAFEVTADPVQRPGLRAQLFGFYDVVKIENLDLGTPERSRTLESVGGGLRLFFGEGLRAEVAYAKPLDRALFNDTEKPPERVLFSITTKFPALFQ from the coding sequence GTGGCCCAGACCACGGGGCCGACGCGCGAGGAACTCGAGCTTCCTCCGCCCCAGACGACGGGGCCGACGGGCGGCGTGCGCATCGATCGCGATGCCAACTTCCGGCAGAACTGCCCGTTCGACAACAGCGAACTGACGACTGCGCTGCAGGGTGTCACCTGGACCGATGTGGCGGGCGGTGAAGTCGCCCCGCAGATCCTCCGCTCCCTGTCGACCGTAACCGTGCCGCAGGGCACGCAGCCGCTGTCCGTCGTTTGCGACATTCGCGATGCCGCGAACGCCGCGCTGCGGCGGGACGGCTGGATCGCGACCGTCCAGATTCCCCAGCAGGAACTGACCGACCGCCTGCAGCTCCAGGTGGTATCGGCGCGCATTTCGGAACTGCGGATCACGGGTGACCCCGGTCCGTATCGTGACCAGATCGCGCGGCAGATGGCGCCGCTGCAGCAGCTCAGCCCGCTTAATGAACGCGATGCCGAGCGGATCCTGCTGAATGCGAACGACATTCCCGGCCTCAGCATGCGCCTGTCGCTCGCCCCTGCGGGTGGCGAGCCGGGTGAGGTCATCGGCAACCTGGCCGTCGAGTACACCCCGTACGCGGTGTTCCTGAACGCGCGGAATTACAATTCCAAGCGCATCGGCCGCGAGACGCTGTTCGGCCGGTTCGAGTACTATGGCCTGACCGGCCTGGCCGACCTGACTTACATCGGCGCCCAGACCACGCTCGATTTCGAAGAGCAGCAGATCGTCCAGGCGGGGCACGAGTTCGGCGTCGGCCCGGACAACGTCCGCATCGGCGCGAGCGTGACCTATGCCTGGTCGAACCCGACGATCGCCAACCTGGACCTTTCGACCAAGACCCTGATCGCGAACCTGGAAGCCAGTTACCCGCTGGTGCGCTCGGTGAACCTGTTCGCCGATGCCTCGATCGGGTTCGACTATGTCGACCAGAAGACCGACGTCGTGAATTTCCCGCTCAGCAAGGATGCGCTGCGTACGCTCTATGTCCGCGGCAACCTATTCGGCCAGAGGCGCCGGCTCGATGGGTCGGTATTTCTGTCCTACAGCGCCTATCTCGAGGCGCGCCGCGGGCTCGACATCTTCGGGGCGACCGAGTTCGGTGCTTTCGGCCTGGCCGAGACCGACGGAATCTCCGCGTCGCGCCCGTTCGGCGATTCGCGTGCCTTCGTCGTCCGCGGCGGGGTCGACGTCACCGCTTCGCTCGCCCAGTTCTTCGGCGTGCGGGCGCGGGGCGAGGGGCAGTGGACCGACAAGCCGCTGCTCAACTACGACGAGTTCTCGATCGGCAACCTGACCATCGGGCGCGGTTACGATCCGGGTGCCAACAGCGGCGACCGCGCGATCGGTGGCGCGTTCGAGGTCACGGCCGACCCTGTGCAGCGGCCGGGCCTGCGCGCGCAGCTGTTCGGGTTCTACGATGTCGTGAAGATCGAGAACCTCGATCTGGGCACGCCCGAGCGCAGCCGCACGCTGGAATCGGTGGGTGGCGGCCTGCGGCTGTTCTTCGGCGAGGGCCTGCGCGCAGAGGTCGCCTACGCCAAGCCGCTCGACCGGGCGCTGTTCAACGACACCGAAAAGCCGCCCGAGCGCGTGCTGTTTTCGATCACGACCAAGTTCCCTGCCCTGTTCCAGTAA